CTTTGCCCGTGATGTGGCGAATCGTGTCGCTTTTATGGATAACGGCGCGATTATTGAAGTTTCTGAATCCAGACACTTTTTCGCCGCACCACGCCATCCGCGCACCCGGGATTTCCTCGCCCGTGTGCACGCCGTGAGCGCAGAGTGATTGACAGATGCCGACGCAAACTGTAGATCTTAATTAATCAGTTAATTAAATTTGTCCGGTTGAAACGATGAAGAGAACGCTGATGACGGATAAAACATTGACCTCCCCGCTGAACGCCACAGCGGATCATACCCGGCACGTGGTGGCGCAGCGCTATCCAGGCCGCTGGATCTCTGCACTGGTGCTGGCCGTACTGCTGGCGCTGGTGGCGCATTCGATGATCACCAACCCGAATTTCGCCTGGGGTACGGTGGGCAAATACCTGTTTTCACCCACTATCCTGCTCGGTCTGTGGACCACCTTCTGGCTGACACTGGTGATTATGCTGCTGGCGATCGTGCTCAGCGTGGTGCTGGCGGTGATGCGCCTCTCCAGTAACCCGCTGGTGGTCGGTTTCAGCCGCGGCTGGATCTGGTTCTTCCGGGGCACACCGGTGCTGGTGCAGCTGATTTTCTGGTACAACCTCGCGGCGCTCTATCCGCAGGTCAGTCTCGGTATTCCCGGCCTGTTTACCTTGTGGAGCGGCAGCACCAACGATCTGATCACTCCGCTGGCGGCCGCGATCCTCGGTCTTGGCCTGAATGAATCGGCTTATATGGCGGAGATTATCCGGGCGGGCATCTCGTCGGTGGATGAGGGGCAGCAGGAAGCGGCTCGGGCGCTGGGTATGACGCGCGGCCAGTATCTGAAGCGGGTGATTCTGCCGCAGGCCATCCCTTTTATCATCCCGCCGACTGGCAACCAGGTGATTGGCATGCTGAAAACCACCTCGCTGGTGAGCGTGATTTCTCTGTCGGATTTGCTCTACTCGGCGCAGGCGATCTACTCACGCACCTACGAAAACATTCCGTTGCTGATCGTCGCCTGTATCTGGTATCTGGCCGCCACCACCGTGCTCAGTCTGGTGCAGGCGCGTGTTGAACATCACTATCGCTGGACACGGGGTTAATTATGCAACTCGGTCTGTTTAATCTGATGTCCTACAAGGACAACCCGCGCGGTGTGCAGGGGGTGATTGAGGATATGCGCAGCATGGTGCTGCTGGCGGAAGAGATCGGCTTCGATACCGCCTGGTTTGCTGAGCACCACTTCACCAACTACTCGCTCAGCGTCTCGCCGCTGATGCTGGTGGCGCATATGGCGGGCTATGCCCGACGTATCCGTCTCGGCACCGCCGTTGTGGTGCTGCCATTGTATCAGCCGATGCGTATCGCGCAGGAGATTTCGCTGGTGGATCGCCTGACGGAAGGACGGCTGGTGCTGGGCATCGGCAGTGGTTACCAGGCGTGGGAGTTTGATCGTTATGGCCTGGATGTGGAAACCCGGGGTCAGCAACTGCTGGCGCACTGGCAGTTTATCAGTGATGCCCTGACTCAGGGACATACCCAGTCGCCGGACCGTTTCGGCCAGCCGCTGCGCACTGATTTCCTGCTCGACACCCTGCAAAAGCCGCTGCCACCGCTCTATCTCACCTCGTCCAATCCGCAGCTGATTGCGCAGTTCCAGCGCTGGCAGGCGACGCCGTTTTTTACCGCAGGTTATCGCGGCAGCCACAAGTTGCAACAGATGGTGGCGGATGCACGCCTTGGCTGGCAGCAGGCAGGTCTGAATGCCGACATGCCAGTGGCGGTGCAGCAGTACATCCACGTCACGGAAAATCGTCAGCAGGCGCACGCCGCGGCCGAGCGCGCGTTGTTTGTGGCACGCATGATCGCCGCCCTGCGCGAGAACACCAGCGTCAGCGAGCAGGCGTTTATCCATGCGCCGCCGTTGCCGGATGAGCCGTCACTGGAGACGGTAAGCAATAACCTGATGATTGGCGATGCGGAAACCGTCGCCGAGCGCATGCTGGCGGAGATCCGTGCCATCCGTCCCAGCCATTACAACTGTTTCTTCCAGTTTGGCGATATGCCGATTGCCGATGCGCGCCGTTCACTGACGCTGTTTGGCGAACGCGTATTGCCGCTGCTGGAAAAAGAACTTGGTCCATTGACCCTTCGCACCGCCAGAGGAGAGTGAAATGTATCGCGAGAAAATTGATGTGGTGTTTGACGACGGTGACAGCATCCTGCAACGCATGCTGGAACAGCAGCGACATGATGCCAGCCGCGCAGAGACGCTGCCGCCTGAGGCCTATAACAGCGACAGCTTTTTCCGCCTCGAAGAAGATAAGGTATTCCGCCAGGACTGGCTTTTTGTCGGCCATGTCTCGCAGGTTGCCAATCTGAATGACTTTTTCACCCTGGATGTGGTGGGTGAGCCGCTGCTGATTGTGCGCAACGATGAGGGCATTGCGGTGTTCTCCAATGTCTGTCTGCATCGCTGGGCACCGATTGCACAGGGCAGCGGTAACAGCCGATCGTTTATCTGTCCGTTCCACAACTGGACTTATAACACCCACGGCAAGCTGAGCGGTGCGCCATCCATGAATCAGGCGCAGGATTTTGACCGGCAGCAGTGCAGCCTGCCGAAGATTCGCCATGAAGTGGTATTCGGCATGATTTTCGTCACCTTCAATGCTGATGCGCCGTCGATGGCCGAACGGCTGGCCCCGATGGCTGAACGCTTTGAGCGTTACCACTTTGCCGATCTGGTTACCGCCTACACGCTGGATTACGACTGCCCCTACAACTGGAAGATGGCCATCGAGACCTTTATGGAGTGCTACCACCACGCGGCGGTGCACCGCACCACGCTGGAGGACAGCTTCCCCGGTCGTCTCAGCTCCATCATTGATGATGGCCCGGGCTGGACCATCTGCCATCAGCCACTGCGCAAAAACGGTGAGCTGAGCGAGATTCTGACCGAAGGACTGCAACCCTTTAGCGGCCTGAACGAGGAGCAGATGCGTTACAGCGAGCTGGTGCTGCTCTATCCCAACTGCCTGATTTCACTCAACCCGGATCGTATCTCCATCAGCGCCATTTTGCCCATCTCCCCCCATGCCACCCAATGGCATCGCGTGGTGCTGGTATCGCCTGAATCCGCTGCGCGTAATGACTTTGCCCAGACCGCCGCGAGTATGAAGCAGGGCAGCCTGACCATTATCGATGAAGATCAGTGGATCAATGCCGAGCAGCAGCGCGGCAGCCGTTCGCGTCTGGCCCGGCCGGGGCGGTTAAGCCATCTCGAAACCACCGTCTGGCATCTGGCCAATTACCTGAAAACCCGCATGGCGGAGTGAGGAGCAGGCAATGCGTTATGTAAAGCTGGGCCACTCCGGCCTGGAGGTCTCCGCACTTTGTCTGGGAACGGTGACCTATGCGCCACCGGCACGCAGTGGCCGGAGCTGGACGCTGGATGAAGAAGCCAGCCGGGTGTTGATCCGTGAGGCGCTGGAGCAGGGGATTAACTTTTTCGACAGTGCCAACATCTACGCCAAAGGGGCGAGTGAAGAAATTCTTGGCCGTGCACTGCGGGATTTTGCGCAGCGCGATGAAGTGGTGATCACCAGCAAATTATATAACCCGATGCGCAGCGGCCCGAACAGCAAAGGACTGTCGCGCAAGGCGATTATGCAGGAGTGCGATCACAGCCTGCGTCGTCTCGGCACCGACTATATCGACCTGTACGAAATCCATCGCTGGGACAACGACACGCCGATTGAAGAGACGCTGGCAGCGCTGCATGACCTGGTGAAGATCGGCAAGGTGCGTTATCTCGGTGCTTCATCGATGTTCGCCTGGCAGTTCAGCAAAGCGCTGCAAATCCAGAAGTACGAACGCTGGAGCCGTTTTATCGCCATGCAGAACCACCTCAACCTGATCTACCGCGAGGAGGAACGCGAGATGCTGGCGTTGTGTCAGGCGGAGGGAGTGGCGGTGACGCCATGGAGCCCGCTGGCGCGTGGTCGTCTGGCGCGTCCGGTGGATGCGGCGAAAGCCAGCACCCGTGGCGCGGACGACAGCTATACCGATTTTCTCTATGCCGCGACCGTCCAGGCAGACAACGCGGTGATCCGTGTGGTGGAGCAGGTGGCGCAAACGCGCGGTGTGCCGATGGCGCAGGTGGCATTGGCATGGCTTTACAGCCGTCCTGCGGTGGTTTCAGCGGTGATCGGTGCCACCCGTTCCCTGCACCTGAGCGACGCACTGGCGGCGCTGGATCTGACGTTAAGCGCGGAGGAAATCGCCGCGCTGGATGCACCCTATATTCCCCATTCTATTGTTGAACATGACTAAGGCAGGGCATTAATGAAAACCGCGCAACAGATCGCCGAGATCAAACAGGCCCTGATGGCCAAAGGGGTGGAGTATTGCATGGGGGCGTACGTGGATATCCACGGCGTGCCGAAGGGCAAAGTGGTGCCAATCGGGCATCTGGATCAGATGGCGCAGGGATCGGAACGTTATACCGGTTATGCCCTTGATGGACTGGGCCAGTCGCCGCACGAAGACGAGCTGACCTCGGTGCCGGATCTCGACCATATCATCCAGCTGCCGTGGGAACCGAAAATTGCCTGGATGCCTGCTGACAACCACTTCAAAGGCGAACCCTATGCGCTCAGCACCCGGGTGGCATTGCAGAATGTTATCAAGCAGGCCAACGCCATGGGGTTTGGTTTTAACCTGGGTATCGAGTGTGAGATCTACCTGCTGAAACGCGAGGAAGATGGGCGTCTGGTGGTGCCGGAGCGTGATAACAAACTGAATAAACCCTGCTATGACTTGCAGGGCTTTGTTGACCAGTTCGGCTGGCTGGATGAAGTCTCCTCCACCATCAATGCGCTGGGCTGGGATCTATATTCACTCGACCATGAAGACGGCAACTCGCAATACGAGTTCGACTTCAATTACGCTGACGCGCTGACTACCTGCGATCGTTTTATTTTCTTCCGCTTTATGGCGAAACACTACGCCAAACAGCGCGGGCTGATTGCCACTACCATGCCAAAGCCGTTTGCCGACAAAACCGGCACTGGCGCGCATTTCAATATGTCGCTGTATGACATCAACAGCGGGGCCAACCTGTTTAAACGTGATGCCACCAGCGCCGATGATCCCTGGGGACTGGGGCTGAGCGACACTGGTTATCACTTTATCGGCGGCTTGCTGAAACATGGACGCGCGCTTTGCGCCGCGTTTGCCCCGACGGTGAACAGCTACAAACGTCTGGTGCGCCAGGGGGCGATGAGCTACTTCTCATGGGCACCGGTATTTAACTCGTGGGGATCGAATAACCGTACCAACGCGGTGCGCGTCCCGGCAGGCGGCGGGCGGTGTGAATCACGTAATGCTGATGGCGCGGTGAACCCTTATCTGGCGGCAACGCTGGCACTGGCGGCCGGTCTGGAAGGTATCCGCGAGAAGATCGATCCGCGTCAGCCGAATGAAGACAACCTGTATGCCATTAGCGAAGCCGAGCGTCGTGAGCGGGGTATCGACTTCCTGCCGCAAAACCTGCTGGAAGCGGTGGAAGCCTTCGATGCCGATCCTTTTGTCGCGGCGACATTGGGGGAAGCGCTGAAGAAAGAGTTTATCCACTACAAGTTGCAGGAGTGGAACAGCTATCACCTGCATGTCAGCCAGTGGGAAATTGATCGCTATAGCACGATTTTTTGATGTGCGAATCCGTGCGTTTTTGGGCCAGGTCGGCATGAATGCCGACCCTACCGGTGCGAATGTCAGGCATCAAGTCTTTCAAACACAAAATTGCGCATCACGTTGATCGCCTGCTTGTATTTGAAATTGGGGAACATCACGTTGCGGAACAGCACGCCATCCAGATAGGTCGAGATTAGCATCGCCATGTCGGTCGGATTCACCTCGCGGAACAGGCCGCTGGCAATGCCTTCTTTGATGGTGTTCTTCAGAATCAGTGATTCTTTTTCATAGAACTTTTTGATGGCTTTATCGATGCTGGCGATGCGGCCATTGGTGCTGGAGTAATCAAGGCTGATTTTGGCCAGTTTCTGTAACAGATGGAACTGCAGAATATGGATTTCGATCCACAGGAAGATCAGATCACGGGGGCCATTGGCGCTGGCTTTGATGTCGTCAAACTGCACAAAGGCGCGTTCCACCGCCGATTCAATCACCTTGATAAACAGGTCCTCTTTGGAACCGAAATAGTAGTAAATCAGCGCCGAATTCAGCCCGGTGGCGGTGGCGATATCTTTAATGCGCACCGATGAGTAGTTCTGCGTGGCAAACAGGTCAAACGCCGACGATTGCAACAATTCCGCCACGTCGCGCTGGGTTTTACGGGGTTTCCTGCTGCCGGGTTCTGCTGCTGGGGCTTCCTTCATGGCGACATCCTTATGAAATTAACTAATTAATTAACTCTATCATATCGACAATGGAGAACGGCATGGGTTTATGCGCTTTTTATCGACTCGGCGAGTTGCCGCTGGTTAGCGGTGAAACGCTGCTTGACACCCGCATCGGCTATCAAACCCTGGGTCAGCTTAACGCCAATCGCGACAACGCGGTGGTGATTTTTAGTTATTACAGCGGCACCCATGCCAGCTATCTGCCGTTGATTGGCGCGGGAAAAACCCTCGACCCGGCGCGCTGGTTTATCGTGCTGGTGAATAAGCTGGGTAATGGCGTCTCGACATCGCCTTCCAATGCGGTTTTACAGCCCGGCGCAGCATTTCCCCGTGTCACGCTACTGGATAACCTGCGTGCGCAGGAGCAGTTGCTGTTCGATCATCTTGGCATCCGCCGTATCGCGCTGGCGTATGGCTGGTCAATGGGGGCGATGCAGGCATGGCATCTGGCTGTGGCGCGACCGCAACAGGTGCAGAGCCTGCTGGCGGTGTGTGGTTCAGCCCGTTGCTGGCCGAATAATCAGGTATTTCTCGACGGAGTGCGTGCCGCGCTGTGCTGTGACGCGCAGTTTGCGGAGGGGCATTACTCAACGCCGCCGCTGCGCGGTCTGGCGGCTTTTGGCCGGGTTTACGCAGGCTGGGCCTATTCTGCCGCGTTTTTCCGCGAGGCACGCTGGCGCGATCTGGGCTTCGATTCGCTGGAGGCGCTGCTGGTGGACTGGGAACGGGATCATCAGGCACTGGACGCCAATGATTTGCTGAGTGCGTTGTATAGCTGGTATCACGCCGATGTCGGCTTGCTGGCCGGGGGCGACTGGCGTGCGGCGCTGGCGCAGATTGGCGCGCGTTGCATCGTCATGCCGTGCGACAACGATCGCTATTTTACGCTGGAAGAGGCGGCGCTGGAGGTGGCGGAATTGCGTCAGGGCGAGTTACGTCCGCTGGTTTCTCCTTATGGGCATTGTGCCGGTGCGCCCGCCCGATTTGCGGAGGCATCGGCACAGATAGACAGCGCCATGCAGGCGCTGCTTCATGCTTAATCGATAATACTGAGTTCGACCGTACGGCCCTGATCGAACCAGGTTTCCAGCCCGGTGACGCGCAGTTCCAGCTTGCCTTCGATCACCTGGCCGATATAGGAGATCGGCAGCGGCTCGTCAGCGGTGTCGTCGCCATACACCACGCACATCTGCTGGCGCGGACTGTAGTAGCACACGGCACCGGTGACTTCGCCGTACTGTTCGCGGCGCAGTTTACCCACATCCTGCGTCAGGTATTTGTTTTCCCACGGCGCGACGATCGGCAGGGTGAAGAACACCATATCGCCAATCAGTTTGCCGTGTTGCAGCACGCTTTTCAGCGGCAGCTTTTCGCGCAGCACTTTCGCCAGATTGGGCACTTTGTCTTCCCATACTTCGATGACGCAGATCTTCTTGTCGGCAACATGCATAGCCAGTTTCATGATGTTTTCTCTCCCAGTCAGGCTTTAACGCGACGAAAACCGTCCCCGAGACCCCAGGGAAGAATAAAATCGACCCACATATGCAGGCGGTTAGCCCAGGACAAGGCGCTATGGGACAGGCGCACCAGATCGCTCAGGGTTTCACACTCACCCGCCACCTCGACATAGGTGTGCAGCATGCGGGCGGCATCCGGCAGGCTGACGAAGTCAAAGAAGTTGGCTTTGTAACCCATGATTTCTTTGATCAGCAATTGCAGGGTTTTCAGATCCGCTGTCGGGTTGTCTTCCCCGACACGGATCAGCCCCCACAGCATTTCATCCGCCAGCGTGCGGGTTTCCCCTTCGGCAAAAATGATGGTGCTGAGGTACTGACCACGGGCGCCGGTGCCGCGTGGCACTTCCCCCCTACCGAGTGCGGCAATTTCTGCCGGTTGTTCAAACCAGATCTTTTCGCGTTGCGCGTCAAACAGCGCTATCGCTTCATCGACCGTCATAACGTTCTCCTGGTGTTGGCGTGAATGTGGCGCATGCCACGAATTTAATTAATCAGATAATTAAAAATGAGCAAATTTTGTGCCAGCAGGAGAATAAAAATTAATCAGTTAATTAATAGTGGGTTAGCAAAAGAGCGTGGAGGTGAGTGGGTTTGAATGACGTGAAGTTGTTGTGTTGTAGTGCAGATTGCACCAATGTGTAGCGGCGCGATTTATCGCGCAATTTGGTGGAGGTGCGCATTGCTGCGCACCTCAGGGAGGGTTACTTCACGCAGGCCGCGCACTGATTATGGATCTGCTGGAAGAAATCATTACCTTTATCATCCACCAGAATAAACGCCGGGAAGTTCTCCACTTCAATCTTCCAGATCGCTTCCATTCCCAGTTCAGGGTACTCGACGCATTCAAGGCTCTTAATGCTCTGCTGCGCCAGTACTGCGGCCGGACCGCCGATACTGCCGAGGTAGAAGCCGCCGTGTTTATGGCAGGCATCGGTTACCTGCTGGCTACGGTTGCCTTTCGCCAGCATTACCATGCTGCCGCCGTTGGCTTGCAGCAGATCCACATAGGAATCCATACGACCGGCGGTGGTAGGGCCAAGTGAACCAGACGCATAACCTTCTGGTGTTTTGGCCGGACCCGCGTAATACACCGGATGATCCTTGATGTACTGCGGCAGACCTTCGCCGTTATCAATGCGTTCTTTCAGCTTGGCATGGGCAATGTCGCGCGCCACGATGATGGTGCCGTTCAGCGACAGGCGGGTAGAGACCG
This genomic stretch from Pantoea cypripedii harbors:
- a CDS encoding aldo/keto reductase, yielding MRYVKLGHSGLEVSALCLGTVTYAPPARSGRSWTLDEEASRVLIREALEQGINFFDSANIYAKGASEEILGRALRDFAQRDEVVITSKLYNPMRSGPNSKGLSRKAIMQECDHSLRRLGTDYIDLYEIHRWDNDTPIEETLAALHDLVKIGKVRYLGASSMFAWQFSKALQIQKYERWSRFIAMQNHLNLIYREEEREMLALCQAEGVAVTPWSPLARGRLARPVDAAKASTRGADDSYTDFLYAATVQADNAVIRVVEQVAQTRGVPMAQVALAWLYSRPAVVSAVIGATRSLHLSDALAALDLTLSAEEIAALDAPYIPHSIVEHD
- the glnT gene encoding type III glutamate--ammonia ligase, encoding MKTAQQIAEIKQALMAKGVEYCMGAYVDIHGVPKGKVVPIGHLDQMAQGSERYTGYALDGLGQSPHEDELTSVPDLDHIIQLPWEPKIAWMPADNHFKGEPYALSTRVALQNVIKQANAMGFGFNLGIECEIYLLKREEDGRLVVPERDNKLNKPCYDLQGFVDQFGWLDEVSSTINALGWDLYSLDHEDGNSQYEFDFNYADALTTCDRFIFFRFMAKHYAKQRGLIATTMPKPFADKTGTGAHFNMSLYDINSGANLFKRDATSADDPWGLGLSDTGYHFIGGLLKHGRALCAAFAPTVNSYKRLVRQGAMSYFSWAPVFNSWGSNNRTNAVRVPAGGGRCESRNADGAVNPYLAATLALAAGLEGIREKIDPRQPNEDNLYAISEAERRERGIDFLPQNLLEAVEAFDADPFVAATLGEALKKEFIHYKLQEWNSYHLHVSQWEIDRYSTIF
- a CDS encoding aromatic ring-hydroxylating oxygenase subunit alpha; this translates as MYREKIDVVFDDGDSILQRMLEQQRHDASRAETLPPEAYNSDSFFRLEEDKVFRQDWLFVGHVSQVANLNDFFTLDVVGEPLLIVRNDEGIAVFSNVCLHRWAPIAQGSGNSRSFICPFHNWTYNTHGKLSGAPSMNQAQDFDRQQCSLPKIRHEVVFGMIFVTFNADAPSMAERLAPMAERFERYHFADLVTAYTLDYDCPYNWKMAIETFMECYHHAAVHRTTLEDSFPGRLSSIIDDGPGWTICHQPLRKNGELSEILTEGLQPFSGLNEEQMRYSELVLLYPNCLISLNPDRISISAILPISPHATQWHRVVLVSPESAARNDFAQTAASMKQGSLTIIDEDQWINAEQQRGSRSRLARPGRLSHLETTVWHLANYLKTRMAE
- a CDS encoding DUF3830 family protein, which codes for MKLAMHVADKKICVIEVWEDKVPNLAKVLREKLPLKSVLQHGKLIGDMVFFTLPIVAPWENKYLTQDVGKLRREQYGEVTGAVCYYSPRQQMCVVYGDDTADEPLPISYIGQVIEGKLELRVTGLETWFDQGRTVELSIID
- a CDS encoding alpha/beta fold hydrolase, producing MGLCAFYRLGELPLVSGETLLDTRIGYQTLGQLNANRDNAVVIFSYYSGTHASYLPLIGAGKTLDPARWFIVLVNKLGNGVSTSPSNAVLQPGAAFPRVTLLDNLRAQEQLLFDHLGIRRIALAYGWSMGAMQAWHLAVARPQQVQSLLAVCGSARCWPNNQVFLDGVRAALCCDAQFAEGHYSTPPLRGLAAFGRVYAGWAYSAAFFREARWRDLGFDSLEALLVDWERDHQALDANDLLSALYSWYHADVGLLAGGDWRAALAQIGARCIVMPCDNDRYFTLEEAALEVAELRQGELRPLVSPYGHCAGAPARFAEASAQIDSAMQALLHA
- a CDS encoding LLM class flavin-dependent oxidoreductase, coding for MQLGLFNLMSYKDNPRGVQGVIEDMRSMVLLAEEIGFDTAWFAEHHFTNYSLSVSPLMLVAHMAGYARRIRLGTAVVVLPLYQPMRIAQEISLVDRLTEGRLVLGIGSGYQAWEFDRYGLDVETRGQQLLAHWQFISDALTQGHTQSPDRFGQPLRTDFLLDTLQKPLPPLYLTSSNPQLIAQFQRWQATPFFTAGYRGSHKLQQMVADARLGWQQAGLNADMPVAVQQYIHVTENRQQAHAAAERALFVARMIAALRENTSVSEQAFIHAPPLPDEPSLETVSNNLMIGDAETVAERMLAEIRAIRPSHYNCFFQFGDMPIADARRSLTLFGERVLPLLEKELGPLTLRTARGE
- a CDS encoding TetR/AcrR family transcriptional regulator — translated: MKEAPAAEPGSRKPRKTQRDVAELLQSSAFDLFATQNYSSVRIKDIATATGLNSALIYYYFGSKEDLFIKVIESAVERAFVQFDDIKASANGPRDLIFLWIEIHILQFHLLQKLAKISLDYSSTNGRIASIDKAIKKFYEKESLILKNTIKEGIASGLFREVNPTDMAMLISTYLDGVLFRNVMFPNFKYKQAINVMRNFVFERLDA
- a CDS encoding amino acid ABC transporter permease; the encoded protein is MKRTLMTDKTLTSPLNATADHTRHVVAQRYPGRWISALVLAVLLALVAHSMITNPNFAWGTVGKYLFSPTILLGLWTTFWLTLVIMLLAIVLSVVLAVMRLSSNPLVVGFSRGWIWFFRGTPVLVQLIFWYNLAALYPQVSLGIPGLFTLWSGSTNDLITPLAAAILGLGLNESAYMAEIIRAGISSVDEGQQEAARALGMTRGQYLKRVILPQAIPFIIPPTGNQVIGMLKTTSLVSVISLSDLLYSAQAIYSRTYENIPLLIVACIWYLAATTVLSLVQARVEHHYRWTRG